A genomic region of Exiguobacterium sp. Helios contains the following coding sequences:
- a CDS encoding NADP-dependent oxidoreductase has protein sequence MKAMTISKYGQVPLEQTKQPCPVVRPHDVLVEIHAASINPVDFKIREGDVKLLIPYQFPLILGNDFAGIIIEVGHAVKQFQIGDAVYGRAEKNRIGTFAEYIAIDEQMLALKPASLSFEEAASIPLVGLTSYQALHDVLQATPGQKILIQAGAGGVGTFAIQLAKAMGLYVATTASPAGHDLVASLGADEIIDYRTEAFDEVLHDYDGVYDTIGGETLRRSFKIVRPGGHIVSISGLPNGRFGKSYRSGFLKTNLFRLLTLRETWLERKHRVTYTFLFMRPSGRQLEHISEWIETGQIKPVIDRIYPFEKAQAALEYSESGRAKGKVILKIK, from the coding sequence ATGAAAGCGATGACGATTTCAAAATACGGCCAGGTCCCGCTCGAACAAACCAAACAGCCCTGCCCGGTCGTCCGGCCGCATGATGTTCTTGTGGAAATTCACGCAGCGAGCATCAATCCGGTTGATTTTAAGATTCGGGAAGGTGACGTCAAGCTGTTGATTCCGTATCAGTTCCCGCTGATTCTCGGCAATGACTTCGCTGGAATCATCATTGAGGTCGGTCATGCCGTAAAACAGTTTCAAATCGGTGATGCCGTCTACGGACGGGCTGAGAAAAACCGGATCGGCACCTTTGCCGAATACATCGCAATTGATGAACAGATGCTTGCCTTAAAACCGGCTTCGCTCTCCTTTGAGGAAGCGGCCTCCATCCCACTCGTCGGCTTGACATCCTATCAAGCATTACATGATGTCTTGCAGGCGACACCGGGACAAAAGATCCTGATCCAGGCAGGTGCCGGCGGCGTCGGAACCTTTGCCATCCAACTGGCGAAAGCGATGGGCTTGTACGTCGCAACGACGGCAAGCCCCGCCGGACATGATCTGGTTGCGTCACTTGGCGCTGATGAAATCATCGATTACCGGACTGAAGCGTTTGACGAAGTCCTGCATGATTATGACGGCGTCTACGATACGATCGGCGGCGAGACGCTCCGGCGTTCGTTTAAAATCGTCCGTCCGGGCGGACACATCGTCTCGATTTCCGGACTGCCGAACGGACGGTTCGGGAAGTCCTACCGGTCCGGTTTCCTGAAGACCAATCTGTTCCGTCTGCTGACTCTTCGCGAGACATGGCTCGAACGGAAACATCGTGTTACATACACGTTTTTGTTCATGCGACCGAGCGGACGCCAACTGGAACACATCTCAGAGTGGATTGAGACGGGACAAATCAAACCGGTCATCGACCGAATTTATCCGTTTGAAAAAGCACAGGCGGCACTCGAGTATTCCGAGTCTGGTCGTGCCAAAGGCAAGGTCATTTTAAAGATCAAGTAA
- a CDS encoding phosphotransferase — translation MKQSEQEEPLTGGNVSDVSRIGDTVRREQKPESLRVHRVLQHLEQKGFEGSPRYLGMDPQGREILSFIEGEAGNYPLQPYMRSDRVLEETARLLRGYHDAIADFPVPNDWQPLDGTPEPLELICHNDFAVYNLIFRSERPVGIIDFDVAAPGPRIWDVAYTLYTCVPLSRHQMTADGEPAHYNPVNDQERIRHRINLFLSSYGKTELKGEMYETVLLRVEALIKTIHRKAAEGDEAFQRMIEEGHVTHYEQELDFLEREEANWFR, via the coding sequence ATGAAACAATCGGAACAGGAAGAACCATTGACGGGCGGGAATGTCTCCGACGTCTCACGGATCGGGGATACGGTCAGACGGGAACAAAAACCGGAGAGTCTTCGAGTCCACCGGGTACTACAACATCTTGAGCAAAAAGGATTTGAAGGAAGCCCGCGCTATTTAGGAATGGATCCACAGGGGCGCGAAATTCTGTCGTTCATCGAAGGCGAAGCCGGGAATTATCCGCTTCAGCCGTATATGCGGTCAGACCGTGTCCTCGAGGAGACGGCCCGGTTGTTAAGGGGATACCATGATGCCATTGCTGATTTTCCGGTACCAAACGATTGGCAGCCGCTCGACGGAACACCGGAACCGCTCGAACTCATATGTCATAATGACTTTGCTGTCTATAATCTCATCTTCCGAAGCGAACGGCCTGTCGGAATCATCGATTTCGACGTTGCTGCCCCGGGACCGCGGATTTGGGATGTGGCCTACACGCTCTACACCTGTGTCCCGTTAAGCCGGCATCAAATGACGGCAGACGGTGAGCCGGCTCATTATAATCCGGTTAACGATCAGGAACGGATTCGGCACCGAATCAATCTGTTTTTGTCTTCCTACGGCAAAACGGAGCTGAAGGGCGAGATGTACGAAACCGTGCTGCTTCGTGTGGAAGCATTGATCAAAACGATTCACCGGAAAGCGGCGGAAGGTGACGAAGCGTTTCAACGGATGATCGAAGAGGGGCACGTCACGCATTACGAACAAGAACTCGATTTTCTCGAACGCGAGGAAGCCAACTGGTTCCGGTGA
- a CDS encoding YkvA family protein translates to MLEKLKDTAKKLKKQIFILYFAYHYQDDRVAWYTKLFTACVVAYAFSPIDLIPDFIPVLGYLDDIILVPLGILLVLRMLPQEVIDDCTVKAERRLGTDKPKNWFVGALILLLWCTLIMWIGLQIYDAVR, encoded by the coding sequence ATGTTGGAAAAATTGAAGGATACCGCAAAAAAATTAAAAAAGCAGATTTTTATTTTGTATTTTGCCTACCACTACCAGGACGACCGGGTCGCCTGGTACACCAAATTATTTACGGCCTGTGTCGTCGCGTATGCGTTCAGTCCGATTGACTTGATTCCGGATTTTATCCCGGTGTTAGGATACCTGGACGACATCATTCTTGTCCCTTTAGGCATCTTGCTTGTATTAAGGATGTTACCGCAGGAAGTCATCGACGACTGTACCGTCAAGGCAGAACGACGGCTCGGAACGGATAAACCGAAAAATTGGTTTGTCGGCGCTTTGATCCTCTTGCTGTGGTGCACGCTAATCATGTGGATAGGTCTGCAGATTTACGATGCCGTCCGGTAG
- a CDS encoding shikimate kinase, which translates to MRIQIIGGSGTGKSTFGRWIGQQEGIHWIDTDHYLWKDQTFTEKRSIAERYALFTPDIERHHRYVVSGSIFSWNKTGFHNRELLVFLTLDEDIRMQRLIKREQERYPDFDGSNEFLDWCRTYRTATDPAMIGTLAEHRLQIIRSASPVIEVDAALPTDVMYKQIKSAYQKLTI; encoded by the coding sequence TTGCGGATTCAAATCATCGGTGGTTCCGGCACCGGTAAAAGTACATTCGGCCGGTGGATCGGACAACAGGAAGGGATTCACTGGATCGACACGGATCATTATCTGTGGAAAGACCAGACGTTTACCGAAAAACGGTCGATTGCCGAACGTTATGCGTTATTTACTCCGGATATCGAGCGGCATCACCGGTATGTCGTCTCCGGTTCAATCTTTTCCTGGAATAAAACCGGATTTCATAACCGGGAATTGCTGGTCTTTTTAACTTTGGACGAAGACATACGAATGCAACGATTAATCAAACGGGAACAAGAACGCTATCCTGATTTCGACGGATCCAATGAATTTCTCGATTGGTGCCGGACGTACCGAACCGCGACCGATCCGGCCATGATTGGGACGTTAGCCGAGCACCGACTTCAAATAATTCGTTCGGCGTCCCCTGTCATCGAAGTCGATGCCGCGTTGCCGACGGATGTGATGTACAAACAAATCAAATCCGCCTATCAGAAACTGACAATCTGA
- a CDS encoding potassium channel family protein — MIAFFILLRNMYHVLKILFRQDEQKAVMFSVVFLLTVGMFFYHGAEELSYLDALYFSVMTLTTVGYGDIHPVTPIGKIFTICYVLLGIGVISALIVNFNRALKEFHSKQDQSKRK; from the coding sequence ATGATTGCGTTTTTCATCTTGTTACGCAACATGTACCACGTGCTAAAAATTCTGTTCCGGCAGGACGAACAAAAAGCCGTCATGTTTTCCGTCGTATTTCTGCTGACGGTCGGGATGTTTTTTTACCACGGCGCAGAGGAACTGAGTTATCTCGATGCACTGTATTTTTCCGTCATGACGCTGACGACGGTCGGCTACGGCGATATTCATCCGGTCACGCCGATCGGCAAGATTTTTACGATCTGCTATGTCTTGCTTGGCATTGGTGTCATCAGTGCCCTGATCGTCAACTTCAACCGGGCGTTAAAGGAATTTCATTCCAAGCAGGATCAATCGAAGCGGAAGTGA
- a CDS encoding ABC transporter permease: protein MLRFVLNHWRRQRFKFILTLVGALIISAGLSLMFNLTDSSQGTVEQTLQKKWSSAYDIVVRPKGSQMSTESSDLLEPNYLNGINGGISFKQYEAIKQMKEIDIAAPVAVMGYVNTTVNFKKKLKFPRTPGLYRITTTNYIQNGFNKERQSQVILHVAQGSKISIPGNVSFLTEPIEAFEDAVATNSVLVVAIDPKEEARLVGLDKSVNSKNKSRYFSSLDRYEYDKSTRKNTIPVLVNPNSYNQGNYTYKIEKLNASFKTEQDQQKLVDELIKKQPKRSLDQSVLNTYPSKVIERVNIPTSKVEETYLQMLINNTNVTYSDSEEEDGGMLLYNTGPLQFKSASSPYPSRWNTAYEVSSSPLDMKNWEHAKSIFPAKGYRAVKSIGKKVKNLKPGEVDVLFPYLAFKVVGLYNPNKIKVSKDPLNELPMETYRPSSADLVLDAKGEPVNPAKSIDTSGNPVGLLTSSPNILTTLDSARGVMGEQAISSIRLKIKGETTVSEESEQLLQNVKTQIEQKTGLLATITKGSSPQPVVTKVVDNGKTLGWIEQPWVHIGVAMTIFRETSVGFSGVIFAMLAVAIVYVLATSYVSMLARRKEFAVFLALGWRTKDLYRIVLIEAALLAGFVSIVALIVESIFSYVRSETMNGWSLLWITLFSLVIYFAGAAWSSFTIRKISPYEAIKTGEYASSSHVKLALRSTWTLALKEIFGKWKRNALSILSIALPTALLTFFLFVTFHLQGVLYTSWLGQFVALQVGPMHYVTMGVAITIAILTTGEIMWQNVTARRASLAILKAVGWTNGSVRQLIVLEGMLIGFVAGIVGLSISYLTIYVLYDLVPWNEPLLIGVSLLLPVLFGTIASLLPAQIAARVNPYQELKDAG from the coding sequence ATGTTACGTTTTGTCCTGAATCACTGGCGCCGGCAACGGTTTAAATTCATCCTGACGCTTGTCGGCGCGCTCATCATCAGTGCCGGTCTCAGTCTGATGTTCAACCTGACCGACTCCAGCCAAGGCACGGTCGAACAGACGTTACAGAAAAAATGGTCGTCCGCTTACGATATCGTCGTCCGGCCAAAAGGCAGTCAAATGTCGACCGAATCAAGTGACCTGCTCGAACCTAATTATTTAAACGGTATCAATGGCGGGATTTCTTTTAAGCAATATGAAGCAATCAAACAGATGAAAGAGATTGATATTGCCGCACCAGTAGCTGTGATGGGCTACGTCAATACGACGGTCAATTTCAAAAAAAAATTGAAGTTTCCAAGAACACCAGGTTTGTACCGCATCACGACAACCAACTATATTCAAAACGGTTTTAACAAAGAACGTCAATCGCAAGTTATTCTGCATGTGGCACAAGGAAGTAAAATCTCAATCCCAGGAAATGTTTCGTTTTTGACGGAACCGATTGAAGCCTTTGAAGATGCAGTCGCAACTAATTCCGTTCTTGTAGTTGCGATTGATCCGAAGGAAGAAGCACGACTTGTCGGTTTAGATAAAAGTGTCAATTCAAAAAATAAATCGCGTTATTTCTCGTCTCTTGACCGCTATGAGTACGATAAAAGTACAAGAAAAAATACGATTCCCGTTTTAGTTAATCCCAACTCTTACAATCAGGGAAACTACACCTATAAAATCGAAAAATTAAATGCGTCCTTCAAAACAGAGCAAGATCAACAAAAACTGGTTGATGAATTGATTAAAAAACAACCAAAGCGATCGCTTGACCAATCGGTTTTAAATACATATCCTTCTAAGGTCATCGAACGTGTAAATATTCCGACGTCTAAAGTGGAAGAAACGTATTTACAAATGTTGATCAATAATACAAACGTGACGTATTCCGATTCGGAAGAAGAAGACGGCGGAATGCTCCTTTATAACACTGGTCCTCTTCAATTCAAGTCGGCATCCAGCCCTTACCCGAGTCGTTGGAATACGGCTTACGAAGTTTCGTCGTCACCGCTTGACATGAAAAACTGGGAACATGCTAAAAGTATCTTCCCTGCTAAAGGATACCGCGCCGTAAAATCTATCGGTAAAAAAGTAAAGAATCTAAAGCCCGGCGAAGTGGACGTCCTCTTTCCTTATCTCGCTTTTAAGGTCGTTGGTCTGTATAATCCGAACAAAATCAAAGTTTCCAAAGATCCGCTTAATGAACTGCCGATGGAAACGTATCGTCCGTCCTCTGCCGATCTCGTCCTCGATGCGAAAGGTGAGCCGGTCAATCCGGCGAAATCAATCGATACGTCCGGCAATCCCGTTGGTTTGCTGACGAGTTCACCAAACATCCTGACGACACTTGACAGTGCACGTGGCGTTATGGGAGAACAAGCGATTTCGTCGATTCGTCTAAAAATCAAAGGTGAAACGACCGTCAGTGAGGAGTCGGAACAACTCCTGCAAAACGTTAAGACTCAAATCGAACAGAAAACCGGACTACTGGCAACGATCACCAAGGGTTCTTCCCCGCAACCGGTCGTGACGAAAGTCGTCGATAACGGCAAGACACTCGGCTGGATCGAACAGCCATGGGTCCATATCGGTGTTGCGATGACAATCTTCCGCGAGACGAGCGTCGGCTTCTCCGGTGTCATCTTCGCGATGCTTGCTGTCGCGATCGTCTATGTTCTCGCGACAAGTTACGTATCGATGCTAGCCCGGCGGAAAGAATTTGCCGTCTTTCTAGCACTCGGTTGGCGGACAAAAGACCTGTACCGGATTGTCCTGATTGAAGCGGCCTTGCTTGCCGGGTTTGTCTCTATCGTCGCTTTAATTGTCGAAAGCATTTTCTCGTATGTCCGAAGTGAGACGATGAACGGTTGGAGTCTGCTCTGGATCACACTGTTCAGTCTCGTGATTTACTTTGCCGGTGCGGCCTGGTCGTCGTTTACAATCCGGAAGATCTCGCCGTACGAAGCAATCAAGACGGGCGAATATGCGTCGTCGTCGCACGTCAAACTCGCTCTCCGGTCGACCTGGACACTGGCACTGAAAGAAATCTTCGGCAAATGGAAACGTAATGCGCTGTCGATTCTGTCAATCGCGTTACCAACAGCCTTGCTGACATTCTTCCTGTTCGTGACATTCCACCTGCAAGGGGTCCTCTATACGTCCTGGCTCGGTCAGTTCGTTGCCTTACAGGTCGGACCGATGCATTACGTGACGATGGGCGTTGCGATTACGATCGCGATCCTGACAACAGGGGAAATCATGTGGCAGAATGTCACCGCTCGCCGGGCGTCGCTCGCCATCCTCAAAGCCGTCGGTTGGACGAACGGTTCCGTCCGTCAGTTGATTGTGTTAGAAGGTATGCTGATTGGATTTGTCGCCGGAATCGTCGGCCTGAGTATTTCCTATCTCACGATTTATGTCTTGTATGATCTCGTCCCGTGGAATGAGCCGCTTTTGATTGGCGTTTCATTGCTTCTGCCGGTGTTGTTCGGAACGATTGCTTCCCTGTTGCCGGCGCAAATCGCAGCCCGCGTCAATCCATATCAGGAGCTGAAGGATGCCGGATAA
- a CDS encoding ABC transporter ATP-binding protein, translating to MDILVKDVSHTFNQAGLQSEVLKALTCQLSASDITALVGPSGSGKSTFLSLIGSLDRPTSGQIDYDGQDITKWKNRQLSKFRAQEIGFVFQQFHLLPALTVKENLLVPLLKQKTDFNKEDRIAEILEKVGLTAKQDALPAQLSGGQQQRVAIARALINRPRWILADEPTGNLDSVNGEMIFQLLLDLHQEEQCGILFVTHDLALAERADRILFMQDGQIVEDRRKQTVRSV from the coding sequence ATGGATATCTTAGTCAAAGACGTCTCGCACACATTCAACCAGGCGGGACTACAGAGTGAAGTCTTAAAAGCGTTGACCTGTCAGCTTTCCGCGAGTGACATCACCGCCCTTGTCGGTCCGTCCGGATCAGGGAAATCGACGTTTTTAAGTCTGATCGGCTCGCTCGACCGTCCGACATCGGGGCAAATCGACTATGACGGACAAGACATCACGAAGTGGAAGAACCGGCAATTGTCAAAGTTCCGGGCGCAGGAAATCGGTTTTGTCTTCCAACAGTTTCACCTGTTGCCCGCGTTGACGGTCAAAGAAAATCTGCTTGTTCCCTTACTAAAACAAAAAACCGACTTCAACAAAGAAGACCGGATTGCGGAAATCTTGGAAAAAGTCGGGCTGACAGCGAAACAGGATGCCTTGCCGGCGCAATTGTCCGGCGGGCAACAGCAACGGGTCGCGATTGCCCGAGCCCTGATCAATCGGCCGCGCTGGATTCTCGCCGACGAACCGACCGGCAATCTCGACTCGGTCAACGGGGAGATGATCTTTCAACTGTTGCTCGATCTGCATCAAGAAGAACAATGCGGCATCCTGTTCGTCACGCACGATTTGGCACTCGCGGAGCGGGCGGACCGGATTCTATTCATGCAGGACGGGCAGATTGTCGAAGACCGGCGGAAGCAAACCGTTCGGAGTGTGTAA
- a CDS encoding group-specific protein: protein MNFYTASSFRNIEDVRFINDQLIKQGHHLTYDWTQSERVDTPAALQRIGQLELDAVRAIDCMILVLPAGKGSHVELGIALASQIPIFLCMTDETCWTGPEASTFYHIDGIMKCIGPPQDWVQTILDAMNEQTVR from the coding sequence ATGAACTTTTATACTGCTAGCAGCTTCCGCAACATCGAAGACGTCCGTTTCATAAACGACCAACTGATTAAGCAAGGTCATCACTTGACGTACGACTGGACGCAATCGGAACGGGTCGATACACCGGCTGCCCTGCAACGGATTGGACAGCTGGAACTCGATGCCGTCCGGGCGATCGATTGCATGATTTTAGTCCTCCCTGCCGGAAAAGGCAGTCACGTCGAGCTCGGGATTGCTCTTGCCTCTCAAATTCCGATTTTTCTTTGCATGACGGACGAAACTTGTTGGACCGGTCCGGAAGCGAGCACGTTTTATCATATTGATGGCATTATGAAGTGTATCGGCCCTCCCCAAGACTGGGTCCAGACTATTCTAGACGCAATGAACGAGCAGACTGTCCGGTGA
- a CDS encoding GNAT family N-acetyltransferase, translating into MTTTYQIRPYQDQDFPAIQRLNAAEGWNQLVRLHERTQLAWQHSNAALVVEHAGEVIGYVRGMTDTQVTLYICELLIEADFRGQGLAQQLFARLHDWYPTTRIEVLASSSSESFYRGQAFRPFYGFRKSFE; encoded by the coding sequence ATGACAACTACTTACCAGATTCGACCATACCAAGATCAGGACTTCCCCGCCATTCAGCGCTTAAATGCTGCGGAAGGCTGGAACCAGCTCGTCCGTCTCCATGAACGGACCCAACTCGCTTGGCAACACTCGAACGCTGCGCTTGTCGTCGAACATGCGGGGGAGGTCATCGGTTATGTCCGCGGAATGACAGACACTCAGGTCACGTTGTACATCTGTGAATTACTGATTGAGGCCGATTTCCGTGGCCAAGGTCTTGCGCAACAGCTGTTCGCCCGTCTTCATGACTGGTATCCGACAACCCGGATTGAGGTCCTGGCGTCAAGCAGCTCGGAAAGTTTTTACCGCGGTCAGGCGTTCCGCCCGTTTTACGGCTTTCGGAAGTCCTTTGAGTAA
- a CDS encoding HAD family hydrolase yields the protein MTKTVSSRLGLITNGRSDLQRSVIAHHQLQTFFDPILISEEVGLAKPEPALFLRPVQDWGLTPEQVLFIGDHPLHDIKGAEAVGMTAVLKSNQPVVNSPSSYTVNDWSELEPILIKLNSERRSRS from the coding sequence TTGACCAAAACGGTCTCGTCTCGCCTTGGGCTCATAACGAACGGTCGGAGTGACTTGCAACGATCGGTCATCGCCCACCATCAGTTGCAGACATTTTTTGATCCGATCCTGATTTCGGAAGAAGTTGGTCTTGCAAAACCTGAACCGGCTTTGTTCCTCCGTCCCGTACAAGACTGGGGACTCACACCGGAACAGGTCCTGTTTATCGGGGATCATCCACTGCACGATATCAAAGGAGCAGAAGCAGTTGGCATGACGGCGGTATTAAAAAGTAATCAACCGGTCGTCAATAGTCCGTCCTCCTACACTGTGAACGATTGGTCGGAACTCGAACCCATTCTCATCAAACTTAATTCAGAAAGAAGGTCACGCTCATGA
- a CDS encoding alpha/beta fold hydrolase translates to MQIKTSSFNPVQYLDTQTAGTPILILTGMGCSYHEWYEIVQTLQTTNWVLSFHRHSWRERDGVHRTSHAVQQLKTLLTHCNVDEPILLVGHSYGGLIAQEFAIRHPDQLKGLLLVDSTSVDLHELDTLDTPVLGTLSSDATWIKQCRYYATQTND, encoded by the coding sequence ATGCAAATAAAAACATCTTCATTTAACCCAGTACAGTATCTGGATACACAAACAGCCGGAACACCCATCCTGATTTTGACCGGAATGGGCTGTTCCTATCATGAATGGTATGAGATTGTCCAAACACTTCAAACAACCAACTGGGTGCTCAGCTTCCACCGGCATTCATGGCGGGAAAGGGACGGAGTTCACCGGACCAGTCACGCTGTTCAACAACTAAAGACACTATTGACCCATTGCAACGTAGACGAACCGATTCTCCTGGTCGGCCATTCCTACGGGGGACTGATTGCGCAAGAGTTTGCGATCCGTCATCCCGATCAATTAAAAGGGTTGCTTTTGGTCGATTCGACGTCGGTTGACTTACACGAACTGGATACTCTTGATACACCGGTGCTTGGCACCCTGTCATCCGATGCCACTTGGATCAAACAATGCCGGTATTATGCGACACAAACGAACGATTAG
- a CDS encoding sensor domain-containing diguanylate cyclase, whose product MRPLSLPSTIAAFGNHSKDIMYIFEVRPVYRFRYISPSLDEHIGVGTVEASYADPSDCFDRIHPDDLEILMSKISGNCNYDEPFLQRWRTNDGTYIWFEEYTTPIYENGEIVAVQGVIRNMNAAKAKQQELEQLCQRDTLTGLYNRHAFDCLIEEMISSEAIPLGILTLDLNDLKRVNDRFGHIAGDALLQQTALCLSRFSQEAFRLGGDEFVIVCQGYTEQQCRHLLEQLRSEFLKHDLSIAVGFAYDEATTDVVTVFQKADQAMYSEKQRTKSLVGLN is encoded by the coding sequence ATGCGTCCGCTGTCTCTACCTTCGACGATTGCCGCATTCGGGAACCATTCCAAAGACATCATGTATATCTTTGAAGTCAGACCGGTCTATCGCTTTCGTTATATCAGTCCTTCTCTCGATGAACATATCGGTGTCGGAACGGTTGAAGCGAGTTATGCCGACCCGTCCGATTGTTTCGACCGGATTCATCCGGATGATCTCGAGATTTTAATGTCGAAAATCTCGGGTAACTGCAACTACGATGAACCGTTCCTGCAACGCTGGCGGACGAATGACGGTACATATATTTGGTTTGAAGAATATACGACTCCGATTTATGAGAACGGCGAAATCGTTGCCGTTCAAGGTGTGATCCGGAACATGAATGCAGCGAAGGCCAAACAGCAGGAACTCGAGCAACTGTGTCAACGTGATACGTTGACCGGTCTCTACAATCGCCATGCATTCGACTGCTTGATCGAAGAGATGATATCCTCTGAGGCCATTCCGCTGGGTATCCTCACGCTGGATCTGAACGATCTAAAACGGGTCAATGACCGGTTTGGTCATATCGCAGGTGATGCGTTGCTCCAACAGACGGCCCTTTGCTTAAGCCGTTTCAGCCAAGAAGCGTTCCGTCTCGGGGGAGATGAATTCGTCATCGTCTGCCAGGGGTACACGGAACAGCAGTGTCGCCATTTACTGGAACAATTACGGAGCGAGTTCCTCAAACATGACCTGTCGATTGCCGTTGGGTTTGCGTATGATGAAGCAACAACCGATGTAGTAACCGTGTTTCAAAAAGCGGATCAAGCGATGTACAGTGAGAAGCAGCGGACTAAATCACTGGTTGGACTGAACTAA
- a CDS encoding serine hydrolase, with product MHPSYQKLLSYVSEIKHLNHSSAAAVVVIQNDQIILEHYEGFHSNEDSNPIGRHSMFNIASARKSYLALAIGYALYEKKIHSLDDCVSKYLRNYDQQIFQGTTIRHLVTHSHGLDERDDGSIYREFAAGESWAYRGINIRIITELFKYLYGYDFTQLLKERVFTPLGFKSTEWSTEESEALVKVIDDPEQKAVFQLYPYDDGMGSNLHTTAKEFALWGNLHLNMGRHDGIQVVPEEVIRICTSIQSLQYDDGRLPANGLFWYVQDEAKERSEIGERVPKGSYQILGNTGPLLLVVPESQLVVVRMYNKRYNYGGKNYLHYLREFSNRASDAFTIPTCSKMHRL from the coding sequence TTGCACCCTTCCTATCAAAAGCTGCTTTCCTACGTAAGCGAGATTAAGCATCTAAATCATAGCAGTGCCGCAGCGGTAGTTGTCATACAGAATGATCAAATCATTTTAGAACACTACGAAGGATTTCATTCCAATGAAGATTCGAACCCGATCGGTAGACATTCCATGTTCAATATTGCTTCCGCTCGTAAAAGTTATTTAGCGTTAGCAATTGGTTATGCGTTGTATGAAAAAAAGATTCACAGTCTTGATGATTGTGTCTCGAAATACTTGAGGAACTATGATCAACAGATTTTCCAAGGCACGACCATTCGTCATCTGGTCACCCACTCACATGGTTTAGATGAACGAGATGACGGATCAATTTACAGGGAGTTCGCTGCAGGTGAAAGTTGGGCCTACCGTGGAATCAATATCCGGATTATCACGGAACTGTTTAAGTATCTGTATGGCTATGATTTCACTCAATTATTGAAGGAGCGCGTCTTCACTCCATTAGGATTTAAATCTACCGAATGGTCAACAGAGGAGTCGGAAGCTTTGGTCAAAGTCATCGATGACCCTGAGCAGAAGGCAGTGTTCCAGTTGTACCCGTATGATGACGGAATGGGTTCAAATCTGCACACGACTGCAAAAGAATTTGCGTTATGGGGAAATCTTCATTTAAATATGGGACGTCATGACGGAATTCAAGTTGTTCCGGAAGAAGTCATTCGAATCTGTACATCCATTCAAAGTCTTCAGTACGATGATGGACGACTTCCTGCCAATGGATTGTTTTGGTACGTGCAAGACGAAGCAAAGGAAAGAAGTGAGATCGGAGAACGTGTTCCAAAGGGTTCTTATCAAATTCTTGGAAACACTGGTCCACTCTTACTCGTAGTACCCGAAAGTCAGCTTGTTGTTGTGAGGATGTATAATAAACGGTATAACTATGGCGGTAAGAACTATCTCCACTATCTTCGTGAGTTTAGTAATAGAGCCTCGGACGCGTTTACGATTCCGACATGCTCAAAAATGCATCGACTATGA